The proteins below are encoded in one region of Metabacillus dongyingensis:
- a CDS encoding zinc ribbon domain-containing protein, translating into METYKNCQSCGMPLSRDEHGGGTEANGTKSNKYCSHCYQNGAFTMPDITSDEMKEKVKGKIKEFGFPGFLAGLFTRNIHKLERWK; encoded by the coding sequence TTGGAAACTTATAAGAATTGTCAGAGCTGCGGTATGCCATTATCCAGAGATGAACATGGAGGCGGTACAGAAGCAAACGGTACTAAAAGCAATAAATATTGCAGTCATTGTTACCAGAATGGAGCCTTTACAATGCCAGACATCACTTCAGATGAGATGAAAGAAAAAGTAAAGGGTAAAATCAAGGAGTTTGGTTTTCCTGGATTTCTTGCTGGTTTATTTACACGCAATATCCATAAGCTTGAACGCTGGAAATAA
- a CDS encoding ABC transporter ATP-binding protein: MTNTIIQFKQVTKQYDNDPAVLNHVSFEIERGKFYTLLGPSGCGKTTILRLIAGFTEASEGEILFNGKKINDVPANKRQVNTVFQDYALFPHLNVFENVAFGLRIKKMNNRDIESKVKEALSFVNLDGYEKREIREMSGGQRQRVAIARAIVNEPEVILLDEPLSALDLKLRTEMQYELRELQQRLGITFIFVTHDQEEALAMSDEIFVLDKGKIQQSGTPTDIYDEPINRFVADFIGESNIVKGTMLEDYLVEFTGRQFECVDQGLNPNEPIEIVIRPEDLEITSLERGKLQVRVDSQLFRGVHYEISSYDKDGNEWLVHSTKKATVGDEIGLYFDPEAIHVMRFGETEEEFDRRLEAYADGEEHGK, encoded by the coding sequence ATGACAAACACAATTATTCAGTTTAAGCAGGTTACAAAACAATATGACAATGATCCTGCTGTCCTCAATCATGTCAGTTTTGAAATCGAGCGCGGCAAATTTTATACACTTCTTGGTCCTTCAGGCTGCGGCAAGACAACTATTCTTCGGCTGATTGCCGGATTTACTGAAGCTTCTGAGGGAGAAATTCTTTTTAACGGAAAAAAAATAAACGATGTTCCTGCTAACAAACGCCAAGTAAATACGGTGTTTCAGGATTATGCACTGTTTCCTCACTTGAATGTTTTTGAAAATGTTGCATTTGGACTGCGCATTAAAAAAATGAATAATCGGGATATTGAATCGAAAGTAAAAGAAGCCTTAAGCTTTGTAAACCTTGATGGATATGAAAAAAGGGAAATTCGGGAAATGTCCGGAGGCCAGCGCCAGCGGGTCGCAATTGCACGTGCGATTGTCAATGAGCCGGAAGTGATTCTTCTTGATGAACCATTGTCAGCCCTGGACTTAAAGCTTCGCACTGAAATGCAGTACGAACTGCGCGAACTTCAGCAGCGTCTGGGCATTACCTTTATCTTTGTTACCCACGACCAGGAAGAAGCACTCGCGATGTCAGATGAAATTTTCGTTCTGGACAAAGGAAAAATACAGCAAAGCGGGACTCCGACTGATATATATGATGAGCCTATTAACCGCTTTGTTGCTGACTTTATTGGCGAATCCAATATTGTAAAAGGGACCATGCTTGAGGATTACCTTGTAGAATTCACCGGCAGACAATTTGAGTGTGTTGATCAGGGTCTGAACCCAAATGAACCTATAGAGATCGTCATTCGTCCTGAAGATTTGGAAATCACTTCTTTGGAACGGGGAAAACTCCAAGTACGCGTTGATTCCCAATTGTTCCGCGGTGTTCATTATGAAATCAGCAGCTATGACAAGGATGGAAACGAATGGCTCGTGCATTCCACAAAGAAAGCCACTGTCGGAGATGAGATCGGCCTTTATTTTGACCCGGAAGCGATACATGTTATGAGATTCGGTGAGACCGAAGAGGAATTTGACAGACGTTTAGAAGCCTATGCAGATGGAGAAGAGCATGGAAAATAA
- a CDS encoding ABC transporter permease, with translation MDKKISPLSRIFLILIFLILYTPIFFLVFYSFNSGGTMYNFEGFTLDWYKELFTDARLLIIVLNTLVIALLSALISTIIGVLGALAIHSFKSRQTKNTLLSLNNVLIVSPDVIIGASFLILFTMAGIKLGFYSVLLSHIAFSVPIVVLMVLPKLMEMSPTLLDAARDLGASSWNVLTKVTLPFITPGIFAGFFMALTFSLDDFAVTFFVTGNGFTTLSVEIYSLARRGISLNINALSTLLFLFTVLLVIVYYFITQRNKQSGLGVRK, from the coding sequence TTGGATAAGAAAATATCCCCTCTATCCAGGATCTTTTTAATTTTGATCTTTCTCATCCTATATACGCCAATTTTTTTCCTTGTGTTTTATTCGTTCAACAGCGGCGGTACGATGTACAACTTTGAAGGATTTACGCTTGATTGGTATAAGGAGCTTTTCACAGATGCGAGGCTGCTGATCATCGTGCTGAACACACTCGTTATCGCCTTGCTGTCAGCACTTATTTCCACCATTATCGGTGTTCTTGGAGCACTTGCCATTCATTCTTTTAAAAGCAGGCAAACCAAAAACACATTGCTTTCATTAAATAATGTGCTGATTGTCAGCCCTGATGTTATTATTGGCGCTTCGTTTCTAATCCTGTTTACGATGGCAGGAATCAAGCTTGGATTTTATTCAGTCCTCTTATCTCATATTGCATTCAGCGTTCCGATTGTTGTCTTAATGGTTCTGCCGAAACTGATGGAGATGAGTCCAACCTTGCTTGATGCAGCAAGAGATCTTGGCGCAAGCAGCTGGAATGTCCTGACTAAAGTGACCTTGCCATTTATCACACCGGGTATTTTTGCAGGATTCTTTATGGCTCTTACGTTCTCTCTTGATGATTTCGCTGTTACCTTTTTCGTAACCGGCAATGGATTCACTACGCTGTCCGTTGAAATCTATTCACTTGCGCGCCGGGGAATCTCATTGAATATTAACGCCTTATCGACCCTGCTTTTCCTTTTCACAGTCCTGCTTGTGATTGTTTACTACTTCATCACGCAGCGAAATAAGCAAAGCGGATTGGGGGTAAGAAAATGA
- a CDS encoding ABC transporter permease, whose protein sequence is MENKLTRNLYMIPYALWIALFVIAPIVLVLYYSFIDIEGNFSLANYQNFFTPVYMKMTLSSFWYAFLITALSLLIAYPTAYLLTYTKHKHLWLLLIIVPSWINLLLKAYAFLGIFGTYGVANSFLEAIGIGSQQLLFTDFSFIFVSVYIFIPFMILPIFNSLNELNPTLLDAARDLGASSWTAFRRVIFPLTIDGVKAGCQLVFIPALSLFMLTRLIAGNRVITLGTAIEQHFLVTQDWGMGSTIAVFLIIFMFLIIFLTGNRKRGM, encoded by the coding sequence ATGGAAAATAAGCTGACCCGAAATTTGTATATGATTCCCTATGCTCTTTGGATTGCTCTCTTTGTTATTGCACCGATTGTTCTAGTTCTCTATTATTCTTTTATTGATATTGAAGGAAACTTCTCGCTTGCCAATTATCAGAACTTCTTCACACCGGTCTACATGAAAATGACCTTGAGTTCATTTTGGTATGCTTTTTTGATTACAGCTCTTTCCCTGCTTATTGCATACCCAACTGCTTATTTGCTGACTTATACAAAGCATAAGCACCTTTGGCTGCTGCTGATTATTGTCCCTTCCTGGATTAATTTATTGTTAAAAGCCTATGCTTTTCTTGGCATTTTTGGTACGTACGGTGTTGCTAACAGCTTTTTAGAAGCAATCGGCATTGGCTCGCAGCAGTTATTGTTCACCGATTTCAGTTTCATTTTTGTATCGGTTTATATCTTTATTCCATTTATGATTTTGCCTATATTCAATTCACTGAATGAATTAAATCCAACCCTGCTGGATGCAGCGCGTGATTTGGGCGCATCAAGCTGGACCGCCTTCCGCAGAGTCATTTTCCCGCTTACGATTGATGGCGTTAAAGCTGGCTGCCAGCTGGTCTTTATACCCGCTCTTTCCCTGTTCATGCTGACAAGACTGATTGCGGGAAACAGAGTGATCACACTCGGCACTGCGATTGAACAGCATTTCCTTGTGACTCAGGACTGGGGTATGGGGTCGACCATTGCTGTCTTTTTGATTATTTTTATGTTTCTGATTATCTTCCTTACCGGAAATCGAAAGCGGGGTATGTAA
- a CDS encoding Gfo/Idh/MocA family protein, with translation MIRAAIIGLGAIGQRLIKNFTDHPDIIISAICDRNAEVTRETSERLGNVSSFTDHKKMLEEAEIDLVYAAVPPKFHHRIVTDVIAKGKHVLCEKPLANSLEEAESLYIQAKEKGKGIVHAMNFPLNYSAGSKTFASLIKDGYVGKLRRLELKMHFPEWPRPWQQNDWVASREQGGFVLEVGVHFIQQIQKIFGPVHVLNKSVQYPEDPTASEIGILAQMELQDGTPVFIDGMSQIAGTEEIRFTAYGTEGTLSLLNWSALEGGKLGEPIQRIDADSSLANSLIDELVKALKGEKAEIIDFEAGYQAQNILEKLRG, from the coding sequence ATGATCAGGGCAGCCATTATCGGATTAGGTGCAATCGGACAGCGATTAATAAAGAACTTTACAGACCATCCGGATATCATAATTTCAGCTATATGTGACCGGAATGCTGAAGTTACACGTGAAACATCTGAAAGACTTGGAAATGTGTCTTCATTTACTGACCATAAAAAAATGCTTGAAGAAGCAGAAATCGATCTTGTGTATGCAGCAGTTCCACCCAAATTTCATCATCGGATTGTGACGGATGTGATTGCAAAGGGCAAGCATGTCTTATGTGAAAAACCTTTGGCAAACTCCTTGGAAGAAGCAGAAAGTCTTTACATACAAGCAAAAGAAAAAGGAAAAGGAATCGTCCACGCAATGAACTTTCCGTTGAACTATAGTGCAGGAAGCAAAACGTTTGCTTCCCTCATAAAAGATGGCTATGTTGGAAAGCTGAGACGGCTTGAGCTAAAGATGCATTTCCCGGAATGGCCCCGTCCGTGGCAGCAAAATGACTGGGTAGCAAGCCGTGAACAAGGCGGTTTTGTCCTCGAAGTCGGCGTACACTTCATTCAGCAAATTCAAAAAATCTTTGGCCCTGTTCATGTTCTGAATAAATCGGTTCAGTATCCCGAAGATCCAACTGCTTCTGAAATTGGCATTCTGGCTCAAATGGAGCTTCAAGACGGTACGCCTGTCTTTATCGATGGCATGAGTCAGATTGCGGGAACCGAAGAAATCCGATTTACAGCTTATGGGACAGAAGGAACTCTATCCTTGCTGAACTGGTCGGCACTTGAAGGCGGCAAGCTTGGCGAACCTATTCAAAGGATTGATGCCGACAGTTCACTTGCCAATTCTTTAATTGATGAGCTTGTAAAAGCCCTTAAAGGCGAAAAAGCTGAGATTATTGATTTTGAGGCAGGCTATCAGGCACAGAATATTTTAGAAAAATTAAGAGGCTAA
- a CDS encoding sensor histidine kinase, which produces MGTKWKNSLTFFLIMMLLTYGISGLFSGAANGDRYLFKNYFQSNEFQERLNYFTNLLSLYELNGTTKEEAKEKISVSAEEIEEHRYRYGSLTDQITNIESQYEEEIFAAKENGNSEVEKVLTEEKNKKIADITMNFKDDEHVRKKLIAEKEQKIDQFFEENYKYPKSEYEANKNQFVYYLKSIDSEEVHTNLQMSEKDDPKEFINQKDMYYIEKFSGSRGYIYSTDGFHYFGSSDITEDLTRGEETRFTGQIALSKNAPADSETMIEFRDFNKSQALYYGHSISGLAALFISVFLLRKRPLFEPILKSNWAQVYLRLPLDVKILFTAIALIGSIICMFGVIDYYPFRYGYEWLYAFIFLVIGTLFISALIVQAVLLIHCFKTEGHFKTEWKTTILYKLAKAVADAFLIQKVGIQLLILLGIVFCFGMGAAAVIVEAAFLLIYIPAFLVIGLPVVLFMFKRIGYFNKIVANSNDIMLGNLETDLPVKGKTALATLASNMNALKHGVKTSHQKQVKSERLKTELITNVSHDLRTPLTSIISYTELLKNPNLSEEERDSYVQIVDRKSQRLKILIDDLFEASKMASGNIDLVKQKVDIAQLLQQALAEYNEAISQSSLQFRVTHSDEPVYAVVDGQKMWRVFENLIGNILKYSLENTRVYLSVKKTGDQVLISFKNVTKYELSENTDELFERFKRGDSSRHTEGSGLGLTIAKSIVELHGGRLEIEVDGDLFKVAILLDAN; this is translated from the coding sequence TTGGGTACAAAATGGAAAAATAGTCTGACGTTCTTTCTGATCATGATGCTGCTGACTTACGGAATCAGCGGTCTGTTTTCAGGTGCTGCAAACGGTGACAGGTACTTATTTAAAAACTATTTTCAGTCTAACGAATTTCAAGAACGGCTAAACTACTTTACGAATCTTTTAAGCTTATATGAATTGAACGGCACGACAAAAGAAGAAGCTAAGGAAAAGATAAGCGTATCTGCAGAAGAAATCGAAGAACACCGCTACAGATACGGAAGTTTAACCGACCAGATTACGAACATAGAAAGTCAGTACGAAGAAGAAATTTTTGCTGCTAAGGAAAACGGAAACAGTGAAGTTGAAAAAGTGCTGACGGAAGAAAAGAATAAAAAAATAGCAGACATCACAATGAATTTTAAAGATGATGAGCATGTCCGAAAAAAGCTTATCGCAGAAAAAGAACAGAAAATCGATCAATTCTTTGAAGAAAACTATAAGTATCCTAAGTCTGAATATGAAGCAAATAAAAATCAGTTTGTTTATTACTTGAAAAGCATCGATTCAGAAGAAGTTCACACAAACTTGCAAATGTCTGAGAAAGATGATCCAAAGGAGTTTATCAATCAAAAAGACATGTACTATATTGAAAAATTTTCGGGATCAAGAGGCTATATCTATTCAACAGATGGGTTTCATTATTTTGGAAGCAGTGATATTACGGAGGATCTAACCAGAGGAGAGGAAACAAGATTCACCGGACAAATCGCCTTGTCAAAAAATGCACCGGCAGACAGCGAAACCATGATTGAATTCCGGGATTTTAATAAATCACAGGCTCTCTATTACGGACATTCCATCAGCGGACTTGCAGCCCTTTTCATCAGTGTATTTCTTCTAAGAAAACGTCCGCTGTTTGAACCCATTCTCAAAAGCAATTGGGCACAGGTGTACCTCCGCCTGCCTCTGGATGTGAAAATTCTCTTCACAGCCATTGCGCTTATCGGAAGCATCATCTGTATGTTCGGAGTGATCGATTATTATCCGTTCCGCTATGGATACGAATGGCTCTACGCTTTTATCTTTTTGGTTATTGGAACGCTGTTTATCTCAGCACTCATCGTTCAGGCTGTCCTTCTCATTCACTGCTTTAAAACAGAAGGCCATTTCAAGACTGAATGGAAAACAACGATTCTTTACAAGCTTGCGAAGGCGGTGGCAGACGCGTTTCTGATTCAGAAGGTAGGCATTCAGCTTTTGATTTTGCTAGGCATTGTTTTCTGCTTTGGGATGGGAGCGGCAGCAGTGATTGTAGAGGCCGCATTCCTGCTTATCTACATTCCTGCTTTTCTGGTTATTGGCCTTCCGGTTGTGCTGTTTATGTTTAAACGAATTGGCTATTTTAATAAAATTGTGGCGAACTCAAATGACATTATGCTGGGCAACCTTGAAACGGACCTGCCGGTTAAGGGGAAAACGGCCCTTGCGACACTTGCTTCGAATATGAATGCTCTGAAGCATGGCGTAAAAACTTCACATCAGAAGCAGGTAAAGAGTGAACGGCTTAAAACGGAGCTGATTACGAATGTCAGCCACGATTTGCGGACACCGCTTACTTCGATCATCAGCTATACGGAATTATTGAAAAATCCGAACCTGTCAGAAGAGGAACGAGATTCCTATGTGCAAATTGTCGACCGTAAATCACAGCGCCTGAAAATCCTGATTGATGATTTGTTTGAGGCTTCAAAAATGGCGAGCGGCAATATTGATCTAGTAAAACAAAAAGTAGATATTGCACAGCTTCTGCAGCAGGCGCTTGCTGAATATAATGAAGCAATCAGCCAGTCTTCCCTGCAATTCAGGGTGACTCATTCGGATGAACCTGTTTATGCAGTCGTAGATGGGCAAAAAATGTGGAGAGTGTTTGAAAATTTGATTGGCAACATCCTTAAGTATTCCTTAGAGAATACTAGAGTGTACCTTTCCGTTAAAAAAACCGGGGATCAAGTCCTCATCTCTTTTAAGAATGTAACGAAGTATGAGCTCAGTGAAAACACTGATGAGTTATTTGAACGGTTTAAACGCGGAGACTCATCACGTCATACCGAAGGCTCTGGACTGGGCCTGACAATTGCCAAATCAATTGTTGAACTTCATGGAGGCCGATTGGAGATTGAAGTGGATGGAGATTTATTTAAAGTAGCCATTCTATTGGACGCTAATTAA
- the pepT gene encoding peptidase T, with the protein MKNEIIERFTSYVIIDTQSNDGSETCPSTEGQLTLARTLAEELKAIGLEDVSMDEFGYVMATLPSNTDKQVPTIGFLAHIDTATDFTGKNVNPQVHENYDGQDILLNEAEQVTLSPKDFPNLLNYQGHTLITTDGTTLLGADNKAGIAEIMTAMDYLIRHPEIKHGKIRVAFTPDEEIGRGPHKFDVAAFGAKYAYTVDGGPLGELQYESFSAAGASITIKGTNIHPGTAKGKMVNSIKIAMELQSKLPAEQAPELTEGYEGFFHLLSISGDVEQTKLSYIIRDFDKEEFQQKKQMMAGAVDELKEKYGSERIVLEMHDQYYNMREKIEPVKQIVDIAFKAMENLDIQPIVEPIRGGTDGSQLSYMGLPTPNIFTGGENFHGKFEYISVDNMLKATQVIVEIARLFEEKHS; encoded by the coding sequence ATGAAAAATGAAATCATTGAACGATTTACTTCCTATGTAATAATTGACACACAATCTAATGACGGCAGCGAAACATGTCCTTCCACTGAAGGACAGCTGACACTCGCACGAACACTTGCAGAAGAACTGAAAGCAATTGGCTTAGAGGACGTAAGCATGGACGAATTTGGATATGTGATGGCCACTCTTCCATCCAATACAGATAAGCAGGTTCCAACGATCGGCTTTTTGGCACACATTGATACCGCAACTGATTTTACAGGGAAAAATGTGAATCCGCAGGTTCATGAAAACTATGACGGACAGGACATCCTGCTGAATGAAGCAGAACAAGTGACTCTGTCTCCAAAAGACTTTCCCAATTTACTAAACTATCAAGGTCATACCCTTATAACTACAGACGGCACCACTCTGTTAGGAGCTGATAATAAAGCGGGTATTGCTGAGATTATGACAGCGATGGATTATTTGATCAGGCATCCTGAGATCAAACACGGCAAAATCAGAGTGGCTTTTACTCCTGATGAGGAAATCGGACGCGGACCACATAAATTTGATGTGGCTGCCTTTGGTGCGAAATACGCCTACACAGTGGACGGCGGTCCTCTCGGAGAGCTCCAGTACGAAAGCTTCAGCGCGGCAGGGGCTTCCATTACAATTAAAGGCACCAACATCCACCCTGGAACGGCTAAAGGAAAAATGGTGAATTCCATTAAGATCGCAATGGAGCTGCAAAGCAAGCTGCCGGCTGAACAAGCTCCTGAATTAACAGAAGGCTATGAAGGCTTCTTCCATCTTCTTTCTATAAGCGGGGATGTTGAGCAAACGAAGCTAAGCTACATTATCAGAGATTTTGATAAGGAAGAGTTCCAGCAGAAAAAACAAATGATGGCCGGTGCTGTTGATGAATTGAAGGAGAAATACGGAAGCGAACGCATCGTCCTTGAGATGCATGATCAGTATTACAATATGCGTGAAAAAATCGAGCCTGTTAAACAGATCGTCGACATTGCATTCAAAGCGATGGAAAACCTGGACATTCAGCCAATTGTTGAACCAATCCGCGGCGGCACTGATGGATCCCAGCTCTCCTATATGGGCCTTCCTACCCCGAATATTTTTACAGGCGGAGAGAATTTCCACGGCAAGTTCGAATATATTTCCGTTGATAATATGCTGAAAGCAACACAGGTTATTGTAGAGATTGCCAGACTGTTTGAAGAAAAACACAGTTGA
- a CDS encoding response regulator transcription factor — protein MTNYNVLVVDDDKEIRDAIEIYLKNENITVIKAKDGIEALEKLNEHSVHLILLDIMMPRLDGISTTFKIREKKNIPIIILSAKSEDTDKILGLQVGADDYVTKPFNPMELIARVKSQLRRYVTLGTYEGVKKTVDLNGLTLDQTAKEVTVHGENVKLTRIEYSIVELLMLNAGRVFSISEIYERVWNEPGYNAEKTVAVHIRKIREKIEIDPKNPRYLKVVWGIGYKMEK, from the coding sequence ATGACAAATTATAACGTTTTAGTAGTGGATGATGATAAAGAAATTCGCGATGCGATTGAAATCTATTTAAAGAATGAAAACATAACTGTGATAAAAGCAAAAGACGGAATAGAAGCTCTTGAAAAACTGAATGAGCACTCTGTACATTTGATTCTACTGGATATTATGATGCCGCGCCTTGACGGCATTTCAACAACATTTAAAATCCGTGAGAAAAAAAACATTCCGATTATTATTCTGAGTGCTAAAAGTGAAGACACCGATAAGATACTCGGTCTGCAGGTCGGGGCAGATGACTATGTGACCAAACCGTTCAACCCCATGGAGCTGATTGCCAGAGTGAAATCACAGCTAAGACGGTATGTGACGCTTGGTACATACGAAGGTGTGAAAAAGACGGTAGATCTGAATGGTCTTACCCTTGATCAAACAGCTAAAGAAGTGACGGTGCACGGCGAGAACGTAAAACTTACCCGCATTGAATACAGCATTGTAGAGCTGCTGATGCTGAACGCCGGACGCGTGTTTTCCATCAGCGAAATCTATGAGCGGGTTTGGAATGAGCCTGGCTACAACGCCGAAAAAACCGTTGCCGTCCATATCCGAAAAATCAGAGAAAAAATAGAGATTGATCCTAAAAATCCGAGATATTTAAAGGTGGTATGGGGAATTGGGTACAAAATGGAAAAATAG
- a CDS encoding peptidoglycan-binding domain-containing protein: protein MFKKNSHVRKAISTIILAMVLLFGMPLAGSAVGKGANGSDVSVIQGMLKSVGSYSGKITGKYDNLTVQGVRYFQKKHGLPVTGSVDERTFQSILYAYAKVKNLSNGGGKGAGQGGGAGEGGGQGEGAGEGGGQGEGAGEGGGQGEGAGQGGGQGEGAGEGGGQGEGAGEGGGQGEGAGEGGGQGEGAGQGGGQGEEKEIEEGDEAEEQGEEKEIEDEKDQEKGEEKKIEDKKDLEKGEEKKIENEKDLEKGEEKKIEDEKDQEKGEGKEIEDGEENGKN, encoded by the coding sequence ATGTTCAAGAAAAATTCGCATGTTAGAAAAGCAATCAGCACTATTATTTTGGCCATGGTCCTTTTATTTGGTATGCCATTAGCAGGTTCTGCCGTTGGAAAAGGAGCAAATGGTTCAGATGTATCAGTCATTCAGGGAATGCTGAAATCAGTCGGCAGCTATTCCGGGAAAATCACAGGAAAATATGACAATCTAACCGTACAGGGAGTGAGGTATTTTCAGAAAAAACATGGTCTTCCTGTTACAGGTTCTGTTGATGAAAGAACGTTTCAGTCTATTCTTTATGCTTATGCCAAGGTAAAAAATCTCTCAAACGGCGGCGGTAAAGGAGCAGGCCAAGGTGGCGGAGCAGGTGAAGGCGGAGGCCAGGGTGAAGGAGCAGGTGAAGGCGGAGGCCAGGGTGAAGGAGCAGGTGAAGGCGGAGGCCAAGGTGAAGGAGCAGGTCAAGGCGGAGGCCAAGGTGAAGGAGCAGGTGAAGGCGGAGGCCAGGGTGAAGGAGCAGGTGAAGGCGGAGGCCAGGGTGAAGGAGCAGGTGAAGGCGGAGGCCAAGGTGAAGGAGCAGGTCAAGGCGGAGGCCAGGGTGAAGAAAAAGAAATAGAAGAAGGGGACGAGGCTGAAGAACAAGGTGAAGAGAAAGAGATAGAAGATGAGAAGGATCAGGAAAAAGGCGAAGAGAAAAAGATAGAAGATAAGAAGGATCTGGAAAAAGGCGAAGAGAAAAAGATAGAAAATGAGAAGGATCTGGAAAAAGGTGAAGAGAAAAAGATAGAAGATGAGAAGGATCAAGAAAAAGGTGAAGGAAAAGAAATAGAAGACGGGGAAGAAAACGGCAAAAATTAA
- a CDS encoding ABC transporter substrate-binding protein produces MKKLIRVFFAIILVSGILLYAVSELNSSQGYSSGNTLTIFNWGDYINSDLVDRFEKETGIKVIYETFDSNEAMMTKIEQGGTTYDIAVPSEYMIDKMRQEDLLIPLDHSKLPNLKNIDDRFMDLPFDPENKYSVPYFWGTVGIVYNPTMIDGKKITSWNDLWDPDLRNEILLIDGAREVMGMGLNSLGYSLNDTNKDHLEEAKRKLDSLTPNVKAVVGDESRMLLENQEAAIGLVWSGVASEIMYENEDLEYVVPEEGSNLWFDNMVIPKTAKNAEAAHQFINFMLDAEVAAENTEYVSYSTPNKEALKYMPEEMVNDERFYPPPELTEKLEVYENLGKKNLAYYNELFLKFKMHPK; encoded by the coding sequence ATGAAGAAGCTGATCCGCGTTTTCTTCGCGATTATTCTCGTGTCGGGCATCCTTTTGTATGCTGTTTCAGAGCTGAACTCTTCACAGGGCTACTCAAGCGGCAACACGCTTACGATCTTTAACTGGGGAGACTACATCAATTCCGATCTGGTTGACCGCTTTGAAAAAGAAACAGGCATTAAAGTCATCTATGAGACGTTTGATTCTAATGAGGCGATGATGACAAAGATTGAACAGGGCGGAACGACTTATGATATTGCCGTTCCTTCTGAATATATGATTGATAAAATGAGACAGGAAGATTTGCTTATCCCTTTGGATCATTCAAAGCTTCCGAACTTGAAAAATATTGATGACCGGTTTATGGATTTGCCATTCGACCCTGAAAATAAATATTCCGTTCCATATTTCTGGGGAACTGTCGGCATTGTCTATAATCCAACGATGATAGATGGAAAAAAAATCACGAGCTGGAATGACCTTTGGGATCCTGATCTGCGAAATGAAATCCTGCTGATTGACGGGGCAAGAGAAGTGATGGGAATGGGCCTGAACAGCCTCGGCTACTCTCTAAACGATACAAATAAGGATCATTTAGAGGAAGCAAAACGAAAGCTTGATTCCCTCACTCCAAATGTCAAAGCAGTTGTTGGAGATGAGAGCCGGATGCTGCTTGAAAATCAGGAAGCGGCAATCGGGCTTGTATGGTCTGGGGTTGCATCAGAGATCATGTATGAAAATGAAGATCTGGAGTATGTCGTTCCTGAGGAAGGCTCAAACTTATGGTTCGATAACATGGTTATCCCGAAAACAGCCAAAAATGCGGAAGCTGCCCATCAGTTCATCAACTTCATGCTGGATGCTGAGGTGGCCGCTGAAAACACCGAATATGTCAGCTACTCCACACCTAACAAAGAAGCCTTAAAATACATGCCTGAAGAAATGGTAAACGATGAGCGCTTCTATCCTCCGCCTGAGCTGACGGAAAAACTGGAAGTGTATGAGAACCTTGGCAAAAAGAATTTGGCTTATTATAATGAGCTGTTTTTGAAATTTAAGATGCATCCGAAATAA
- a CDS encoding DNA-3-methyladenine glycosylase, whose product MIHQPIHSSFFNKPTLELAQALLGKILVKETAEGIAAGIIVETEAYIGPGDQAAHSFNNRRTARTEVMFGPAGYTYTYVMHTHCLVNVVSGVIDSPEAILIRGVEPVEGLRLMYERRGPVKREQDLTNGPGKLTKALGIVKEDYGRPLWESPLYIAEGREPELTSAGPRIGIDNSGEAREYPWRFWVSGNLFVSGTKRNNFS is encoded by the coding sequence ATGATTCATCAGCCTATTCATTCGTCCTTTTTTAATAAGCCTACACTGGAATTGGCCCAGGCTCTTCTCGGAAAAATTCTGGTAAAAGAAACAGCAGAAGGCATTGCTGCAGGAATAATTGTTGAAACGGAAGCCTATATCGGACCAGGGGATCAGGCTGCACACAGCTTCAATAACCGGCGGACGGCAAGAACTGAAGTCATGTTTGGACCTGCTGGCTATACTTATACATATGTCATGCACACACACTGCCTTGTAAATGTTGTAAGCGGAGTGATTGATTCTCCTGAAGCAATTTTAATTAGAGGTGTAGAGCCGGTTGAAGGGCTGAGATTGATGTATGAACGGCGAGGTCCGGTAAAAAGGGAGCAAGATCTCACAAATGGGCCCGGGAAACTGACGAAAGCATTGGGGATTGTAAAAGAAGATTATGGGCGTCCTTTATGGGAGTCGCCACTGTATATCGCCGAAGGCAGAGAACCTGAGCTTACATCTGCGGGACCGCGAATAGGAATCGACAACAGCGGAGAGGCAAGAGAATATCCATGGAGATTCTGGGTGAGCGGAAACCTGTTTGTATCGGGTACAAAGAGGAACAATTTCAGTTAA